A genomic window from Candidatus Denitrolinea symbiosum includes:
- a CDS encoding phytoene dehydrogenase-related protein, producing MYGREFMTKYDYIIIGAGHNGLVAAAYLAKQGKKVLVLERRSIIGGTVVTESFGDNFTVDSVQTGGTLRPDIIKDLKLSFPIVAEKPPFISLQPDGNFLILDSDPLKAAENIKRFSEKDASRWGEFVRFMDKAASILDAAYATIMPRLPKNMNLREGYGLLELGLELRLAGRKDMLNFIRALPMTAQELTEEYFESEVLRAAVASVAIHGSTLGPMSAGTGYTLIHNWLNRGGLALTPSPSPTGRGESGVRGIGEITSALENAVKSFGGEIRTDAEVAKIKIENQIAKGVVLASGEEISAETVISSADPKHTLLKLVGAQDLPPEFVWHTQSIKMRGSVAKIHLQTNGQHGIPAGTLCVAPSVKYLEKAYDSAKYGEISEKPYLEITTSGNTVSIHFQFAPYNLKSGEWQVESGKVERLAIDTLSEYFPNLKSSIVKTKTITPKDLEEIYGLTEGDINHGQLMLDQFLFMRPIPGWSNHKTPIDNLYLCGSGVHGGGGISGAAGRNVVKVLK from the coding sequence CATCATCGGCGCGGGGCACAATGGACTTGTCGCCGCCGCGTATTTAGCAAAACAAGGCAAAAAGGTTTTAGTCCTAGAACGCCGTTCTATTATCGGCGGGACGGTTGTCACCGAATCCTTTGGCGATAACTTCACAGTCGATTCTGTCCAAACAGGCGGGACGTTACGTCCCGACATTATCAAAGACTTGAAATTGTCATTTCCCATCGTTGCAGAAAAACCGCCGTTTATTTCCTTGCAACCCGACGGCAATTTTCTAATCCTCGACTCTGATCCCCTCAAAGCCGCCGAAAACATCAAACGCTTCTCTGAAAAGGATGCTTCACGCTGGGGAGAGTTTGTCCGCTTTATGGATAAAGCCGCGAGCATATTGGATGCGGCGTATGCCACCATCATGCCGCGATTGCCAAAGAATATGAATCTCCGCGAGGGATATGGCTTACTTGAATTAGGTCTCGAACTGCGGCTGGCTGGCAGAAAGGACATGCTGAACTTCATCCGCGCCTTGCCGATGACCGCGCAAGAGTTGACGGAAGAATATTTTGAAAGCGAAGTCCTGCGAGCGGCGGTCGCTTCGGTTGCGATTCACGGCTCCACCCTTGGACCCATGTCCGCTGGGACGGGATACACGTTAATTCATAATTGGTTGAATCGTGGCGGACTCGCCCTCACCCCCAGCCCCTCTCCCACTGGGAGAGGGGAGTCAGGGGTGAGGGGAATTGGTGAAATCACATCTGCTTTAGAAAATGCAGTCAAGTCTTTCGGTGGCGAGATTCGAACCGACGCCGAAGTTGCGAAGATAAAAATAGAAAATCAAATCGCAAAAGGCGTTGTGCTGGCAAGCGGCGAAGAAATTTCCGCTGAAACAGTGATCTCGTCCGCAGACCCGAAGCACACGTTACTCAAACTCGTCGGCGCGCAGGATTTACCGCCCGAATTCGTCTGGCATACGCAATCCATCAAAATGCGCGGCTCGGTAGCGAAGATTCATTTGCAAACGAATGGACAGCACGGAATCCCCGCAGGGACTTTGTGCGTCGCGCCGTCGGTCAAATATTTGGAAAAGGCTTACGACTCCGCGAAATACGGCGAAATTTCAGAAAAGCCGTATCTTGAAATTACGACTTCGGGGAACACGGTTTCGATCCATTTTCAGTTTGCGCCATACAATCTGAAAAGTGGCGAGTGGCAAGTGGAAAGTGGAAAAGTTGAAAGACTGGCAATTGACACATTGAGCGAGTATTTCCCCAATCTGAAATCGTCAATCGTAAAAACCAAAACGATAACTCCAAAAGATTTAGAAGAAATTTATGGTTTAACCGAAGGCGATATCAACCACGGACAGTTGATGCTCGATCAATTTCTGTTCATGCGCCCGATCCCTGGCTGGTCGAATCACAAAACGCCGATTGATAATTTGTATCTGTGCGGAAGCGGAGTGCATGGAGGCGGCGGAATCAGCGGCGCGGCGGGACGGAACGTCGTAAAGGTGTTGAAATAA